One Marinibacterium anthonyi genomic region harbors:
- the pspA gene encoding Phosphoserine phosphatase 1, translating to MADGQGDPALAPEGEAQAQAIADRLRTRPIAAIYVTTLRRTHQTAAPLATALGLTPRVEPRLREVFLGDWDGGLYRKMAAERHPTYVKAHETGDWGHIPGAETTAALRARVEAGLVDIAARHPDQLVAVFSHGGAIGAALDLATGARPNSFAGTANGAIARLVMQGDTRILRGFNDCAHLDG from the coding sequence ATGGCCGACGGGCAGGGCGACCCGGCGCTTGCGCCCGAAGGCGAGGCCCAGGCACAGGCCATCGCCGACCGCCTGAGAACCCGGCCCATCGCCGCGATCTACGTCACAACCCTGCGCCGCACCCACCAGACGGCGGCGCCGCTGGCCACCGCCCTGGGCCTGACCCCACGGGTCGAACCCCGCCTGCGCGAGGTCTTCCTGGGCGACTGGGACGGCGGGCTTTACCGCAAGATGGCGGCCGAACGACACCCCACCTACGTCAAGGCGCACGAGACCGGCGATTGGGGCCATATCCCCGGCGCGGAAACCACCGCCGCGCTGCGCGCCCGCGTCGAGGCCGGGCTGGTCGACATCGCCGCGCGCCATCCCGACCAGCTGGTCGCCGTCTTCTCGCACGGGGGCGCCATCGGCGCGGCGCTGGACCTGGCGACCGGTGCGCGGCCCAACAGCTTTGCCGGCACGGCCAACGGCGCCATTGCCCGGCTGGTCATGCAGGGCGACACGCGGATCCTGCGGGGCTTCAACGATTGCGCACATCTGGACGGCTGA
- the qorA_4 gene encoding Quinone oxidoreductase 1, translating to MKTMLSTAVGGPETLELADMPVPEPGPGQIRIAVHAAGVNFPDTLMIRDLYQMKPPRPFAPGGEVAGVVDALGEGVTSFKTGDRVLALTGHGGFAEFVCADAKRATKIPDEMPYDEAACFVFTYGTSYHALKDRGYLKPGDKLFILGASGGVGAAAIELGKAMGARVIAGVSSEDKAAFCRKIGADETIVYPREMDRDAQKALSARLKDLAGPNGVTVAYDAVGGDYAEPVIRSMGWDGRYLVVGFPAGIPKIPLNLTLLKSCQIVGVFWGASVMRDPKGHAKNVYELFAMYRDGKIRPRITARYPLEKAGEALEAMQDRKVTGKVVVTFD from the coding sequence ATGAAAACGATGCTGAGCACCGCCGTCGGCGGACCGGAGACACTGGAACTGGCCGACATGCCGGTGCCCGAACCGGGGCCCGGCCAGATCCGGATCGCCGTTCACGCGGCGGGGGTGAATTTTCCCGATACGCTGATGATCCGGGACCTGTACCAGATGAAACCGCCCCGCCCGTTTGCCCCGGGGGGCGAGGTTGCGGGCGTTGTCGATGCGCTTGGCGAAGGTGTGACATCCTTCAAGACCGGCGACCGGGTGCTGGCGCTGACCGGGCATGGCGGGTTCGCGGAATTCGTCTGTGCCGATGCGAAGCGGGCGACGAAAATCCCGGACGAGATGCCCTATGACGAGGCCGCCTGTTTCGTCTTTACCTATGGCACGTCCTACCACGCGCTGAAGGATCGCGGTTATCTCAAGCCCGGCGACAAGCTGTTCATCCTGGGCGCGTCGGGCGGTGTCGGGGCGGCGGCGATCGAACTGGGCAAGGCCATGGGCGCGCGGGTCATCGCCGGCGTGTCGTCCGAGGACAAGGCCGCCTTTTGCCGCAAGATCGGCGCGGATGAAACGATCGTCTATCCGCGCGAGATGGATCGCGATGCGCAAAAGGCGCTGTCGGCGAGGTTGAAGGACCTGGCGGGGCCCAATGGCGTGACCGTGGCCTATGACGCGGTGGGCGGCGATTACGCCGAACCGGTGATCCGGTCTATGGGCTGGGACGGACGGTACCTGGTGGTGGGCTTTCCCGCCGGGATCCCGAAGATCCCGCTGAACCTGACGTTGCTGAAGTCCTGCCAGATCGTCGGCGTTTTCTGGGGGGCCTCGGTGATGCGCGACCCCAAGGGGCATGCGAAAAACGTCTACGAATTGTTCGCGATGTACCGGGACGGCAAGATTCGCCCGCGCATCACCGCGCGCTATCCGCTTGAAAAGGCGGGCGAAGCGCTGGAAGCGATGCAGGACCGAAAGGTCACCGGCAAGGTGGTGGTGACCTTCGACTGA
- the rhlG gene encoding Rhamnolipids biosynthesis 3-oxoacyl-[acyl-carrier-protein] reductase: MTPDSLFSLDGKTALVTGGATGIGRMAAEALVGAGARVLIASRKGEACEAAAAELNQLQLPGTAEGFAGDVGTREGLEKLAAEVAARTDTLNILMNNAGITWGAPLGKFPYGAWQKVMNVNIAGVFHLTQLLLPMLRDAATPDDPSRVVNLGSVMGEIPMGDGAYSYSASKAAVIHMSKVLAKELAGDFITVNALAPGPFVSRMTEFATGTDEQQAEVGADVPLKRMGRAEDIGGCVLFLCGKGGAYVTGAVIPVSGGINVQAGHNLFEKAMD; the protein is encoded by the coding sequence ATGACACCGGACTCTCTGTTTTCGCTCGACGGCAAGACCGCGCTGGTCACCGGCGGGGCCACGGGGATCGGCCGCATGGCCGCCGAAGCGCTGGTCGGCGCCGGCGCCCGCGTGCTGATCGCCTCGCGCAAGGGCGAAGCCTGCGAAGCCGCGGCGGCCGAGCTGAACCAGTTGCAGTTGCCGGGCACCGCCGAAGGTTTTGCCGGGGATGTCGGCACCAGGGAAGGGCTTGAGAAGCTGGCCGCCGAGGTGGCGGCGCGGACCGACACGCTGAACATCCTGATGAACAACGCGGGCATCACCTGGGGCGCACCGCTGGGGAAATTCCCCTACGGCGCCTGGCAGAAGGTGATGAACGTCAACATCGCCGGCGTCTTTCACCTGACCCAGTTGCTGTTGCCGATGCTGCGCGACGCGGCCACACCGGACGATCCGTCGCGGGTGGTGAACCTGGGTTCGGTCATGGGAGAGATCCCGATGGGCGACGGCGCCTATTCCTATTCCGCGTCCAAGGCGGCGGTGATCCACATGTCCAAGGTGCTGGCCAAGGAGCTGGCCGGCGATTTCATCACCGTGAACGCGCTGGCCCCGGGACCTTTCGTGTCGCGGATGACCGAATTCGCCACCGGAACCGACGAACAGCAGGCCGAGGTCGGGGCCGACGTGCCGCTGAAACGCATGGGCCGGGCCGAGGATATCGGCGGCTGCGTGTTGTTCCTGTGCGGCAAGGGCGGCGCCTATGTGACCGGCGCGGTGATCCCGGTGTCGGGCGGGATCAACGTGCAGGCGGGCCATAATCTTTTTGAAAAAGCAATGGACTAG
- a CDS encoding Putative short-chain type dehydrogenase/reductase produces MGEINFDGRVAIVTGAGVGLGRSHALGLAARGAKVVVNDLGVSTAGEGASDSAAEQVVEEIRAMGGEAMAHGADVSDEAQVKDMVAQAMQAWGRIDIVVNNAGILRDKTFAKMDLSDFRKVVEVHLMGAATVTHTVWPIMRDQKYGRIVMTSSASGIYGNFGQSNYGAAKMGVVGLMNVLALEGARDNIRVNTLAPTAATRMTEDLLPPEALEVLKPETITPGLLFLVSEGAPTKTILGAGAGVFAQSRIYETPGVLLEGADNSPEAIAAAFEQIHDEDGQRELPDAFAQTRKFARKAAQAKGLSLPWGED; encoded by the coding sequence ATGGGGGAGATCAACTTTGACGGCCGCGTGGCCATCGTGACCGGGGCCGGCGTGGGGTTGGGACGGTCCCATGCCCTGGGGCTGGCGGCGCGCGGCGCGAAGGTGGTGGTGAACGACCTGGGCGTGTCGACCGCGGGCGAGGGCGCGTCGGACTCTGCCGCCGAACAGGTGGTGGAAGAGATCCGCGCGATGGGCGGCGAGGCCATGGCCCATGGCGCGGACGTATCGGACGAGGCGCAGGTCAAGGACATGGTCGCACAGGCCATGCAGGCCTGGGGCCGCATCGACATCGTGGTGAACAACGCCGGAATCCTGCGCGACAAGACCTTCGCCAAGATGGACCTGTCGGATTTCCGCAAGGTGGTCGAGGTGCACCTGATGGGCGCGGCCACGGTCACGCATACGGTCTGGCCGATCATGCGCGACCAGAAATACGGGCGGATCGTGATGACGTCGTCGGCCTCCGGCATCTACGGCAATTTCGGCCAGTCGAATTATGGCGCGGCCAAGATGGGCGTCGTCGGGTTGATGAACGTGCTGGCGCTGGAAGGCGCGCGGGACAACATCCGGGTGAACACGCTGGCGCCCACCGCCGCCACGCGGATGACCGAGGATCTGCTGCCGCCCGAGGCGCTGGAGGTGCTGAAGCCCGAAACCATCACGCCGGGGCTGCTGTTCCTGGTGTCCGAAGGCGCGCCGACCAAGACGATCCTGGGCGCCGGGGCCGGGGTCTTTGCCCAAAGCCGGATCTACGAGACCCCCGGCGTGCTGCTGGAAGGCGCGGACAATTCGCCCGAAGCCATCGCCGCGGCGTTCGAACAGATCCACGACGAAGACGGGCAAAGGGAGTTGCCCGACGCCTTCGCCCAGACCCGCAAGTTCGCCCGCAAGGCTGCACAGGCAAAAGGACTTTCGCTGCCCTGGGGCGAAGATTGA